The following coding sequences lie in one Candidatus Dadabacteria bacterium genomic window:
- a CDS encoding aminopeptidase P family protein, whose translation MSKTAYLIIDSSERNSDLYHRTGFFVPDPVIFFEHDGEGTLVLSDLELERGKKEARVERVISLGEWVAKIRGGKRKRPGIAEVAAAILRERGVRSLVVQRFFPVSYADALRGTGFFVRTAKTDFLFPGRLRKSPAEVSLIKKALYATAWAMRIAISIISDSVVKGSVLYRDGKPLTSEIVRSAISSYLAERGYLASNTIVAGGVQGSMPHEKGSGPLKAGWPVVIDIFPRSQENGYFGDMTRTVVKGEPSAELLRMYDTVLRGQKIALSMIKDGVRSKDVHGAVIDFFTERGFPTTASGSGSPEGFIHSTGHGLGLDIHEPPRIGPGNEILKEGNVVTVEPGLYYERLGGVRIEDVVLVTQDGNQNLTRCSKKFRV comes from the coding sequence GTGAGCAAAACGGCCTACCTTATAATCGATTCGAGCGAGCGCAACTCTGACCTTTACCACAGAACCGGTTTTTTCGTTCCGGATCCCGTTATCTTTTTCGAGCACGACGGTGAAGGAACACTGGTTCTCAGCGACCTTGAGCTTGAGCGGGGGAAAAAAGAGGCAAGAGTAGAACGGGTCATCTCACTTGGGGAGTGGGTTGCCAAGATTCGCGGTGGCAAGAGAAAAAGGCCCGGTATTGCCGAGGTGGCCGCGGCAATTCTCAGGGAAAGAGGGGTAAGGAGCCTGGTTGTCCAGAGATTTTTTCCGGTTTCCTATGCCGACGCGCTTCGGGGAACCGGTTTTTTCGTCAGGACTGCGAAAACGGATTTTCTTTTTCCCGGGCGTCTCAGGAAATCCCCGGCGGAAGTTTCACTCATAAAAAAGGCGCTTTACGCTACGGCATGGGCCATGAGGATTGCTATTTCAATTATATCGGACTCAGTGGTGAAGGGTTCCGTGCTTTACCGCGACGGCAAGCCCCTTACCTCCGAGATAGTGCGTTCCGCCATAAGCTCCTATCTTGCCGAACGGGGGTATCTGGCTTCAAACACCATAGTGGCCGGAGGGGTTCAGGGCTCCATGCCCCACGAGAAGGGCTCAGGGCCTCTTAAGGCCGGGTGGCCGGTGGTGATCGACATTTTCCCGAGGTCCCAGGAGAACGGCTACTTCGGCGACATGACGAGGACGGTTGTTAAGGGCGAGCCCTCGGCTGAACTTCTAAGAATGTACGATACCGTTTTGCGCGGTCAGAAAATCGCGCTTTCCATGATAAAAGACGGCGTGAGATCAAAGGACGTGCACGGCGCGGTAATAGATTTTTTCACGGAACGGGGGTTTCCTACCACGGCTTCGGGTTCCGGAAGCCCCGAGGGGTTCATACATTCCACGGGCCACGGCCTGGGGCTTGACATCCATGAGCCGCCGAGAATCGGTCCCGGAAACGAGATTCTTAAGGAGGGAAATGTTGTTACTGTAGAACCTGGTCTTTACTACGAGCGTCTCGGGGGAGTCAGGATAGAGGACGTGGTCTTGGTCACCCAGGACGGAAACCAGAACCTGACCCGGTGTTCGAAGAAATTTCGGGTCTAG
- the mazG gene encoding nucleoside triphosphate pyrophosphohydrolase, translating into MKEEKTFDDIVSLARRLRAPGGCPWDREQTLESLRAYVLEEAYEVIQAIELGDTDGLVEELGDFLFQVVFISQIASEEGKFGIGDVTQRLHDKLIRRHPHVFGEKKAKDADEALRTWNAEKLKEKKGKSDLEEIPRAMPSLMRAQRVGEKAARAGFDWSDVSSVFAKVKEELLELEREMETGEKNRSREEWGDLVFSVVNLARHLDIDAETTSHGAVEKFIERFSRFEEKARTGAKEISTLSMEQMDEIWEEVKKT; encoded by the coding sequence ATGAAAGAGGAAAAAACTTTTGACGATATAGTTTCGCTTGCAAGGCGTCTGCGCGCTCCGGGAGGCTGTCCATGGGACAGGGAGCAGACGCTCGAGTCGCTTCGGGCGTACGTTCTCGAAGAGGCCTACGAGGTAATACAGGCAATAGAGCTTGGGGATACGGACGGACTTGTAGAGGAGCTTGGAGATTTCCTTTTCCAGGTTGTCTTCATCTCCCAGATAGCAAGCGAAGAGGGGAAATTCGGCATAGGCGATGTTACCCAGAGACTCCACGACAAACTCATAAGAAGGCACCCTCACGTGTTCGGTGAGAAAAAAGCCAAGGACGCGGACGAGGCCTTAAGGACTTGGAACGCCGAGAAGCTCAAGGAGAAAAAAGGGAAGTCCGATCTGGAGGAAATACCGAGAGCCATGCCCTCTTTGATGAGGGCGCAGAGGGTTGGCGAGAAGGCGGCCCGCGCCGGGTTTGACTGGAGCGACGTTTCTTCGGTTTTTGCTAAGGTAAAGGAGGAACTGCTTGAGCTTGAGCGGGAGATGGAAACCGGCGAGAAAAACAGATCCCGGGAGGAGTGGGGAGATCTTGTTTTTTCCGTAGTGAATCTGGCAAGACATCTTGACATCGATGCCGAGACTACGTCTCATGGGGCCGTCGAGAAGTTCATAGAGAGATTCTCCCGGTTCGAAGAGAAAGCGCGGACCGGGGCAAAAGAAATAAGCACTCTTTCCATGGAGCAGATGGACGAGATCTGGGAAGAGGTAAAAAAGACGTAG